Below is a genomic region from Drosophila kikkawai strain 14028-0561.14 chromosome X, DkikHiC1v2, whole genome shotgun sequence.
TCGCCCGAATTGGAATCATTCTCCTCCTCAATCCTTGCAGGATTGGATTCCTCCGATGACTTCAGGCTCACAATGCTGGCATTATCGCCATGCGAATGTGGCCGAAAACCTGGACCCGGTGGCAAATTCTTTTGGACGCAACAATTGACGCCGGGACTGAAATGCAGCTCGACATGGAAACGTTCCTCGGATGTGGGATCCTTGGTGGGATCCTCGTACAGCATAATCACAATCTGTGACATGTAATTCAGTTCGGATACCATGGATATATAGTCCATGGCGCGACGCCATTGCTCATCGGTGACAACATTGAGGAGCTCGCCATAGCGTAAAACCGTGAGCAACGAATGGACATGCGATTCGCTGGTAAAATACAACCTCGTACGGACATGCCGCTGGGGACTGGCAACGCCATGACTATAATGCGGATTCAAACGATTCATAAACTCATCCTCCACCTCGTCAATGTTGTGCTGCAGATCGCCCTTGATCTTGCGCAGCAACGGTGAACAAATGCCTTGGCCAATGGCCAGTTTCTCCTGCGGCGTCAGGCCATATTCCTGCGGTATCACTATATCGGCCAGATTCTTGGCATAAATATACAACTCCTCGGCCTGATCGTACTGCAATGTGTGCTGATTGTGCTGCAAATCGTACTTGATGCAATCGTAAATGTCGGGTATCTTGGAGATGTCGAAGAGCTTCGATTTGGTACTGAAATCCTTTTCGATTTTCTCCCAGCGACAACGCATTAGGTCCCAGGTTTCGCCATGATAGAGGATAGCATCCTTGGTCTTGGGATCGTCCTTCTTGATGCTAATGATGTGGAGTAGCTCGCGGATGAGCAGCAGGACATGGTGACAACAGTCCACTGGGTTCTTGACAAAGTCCAGAGCCTGGGTGATGGATTTGCTGTTGCAGGGATTGATCAGTTCGCGGTCTACCTTGGTGAACTCGCGATCGTTCTGCATGAGCTCGTGCAGGCGACCCTTGGCCCTGGAAGGGGGATTAATTAATATAGATATTGGTATTCAGTAATTTTCTTGTGGGTTTTCTTACATAaacttattaattttaatatttaatatttaatttattttatatttttaatatttaattatttaggaATGTACATTTATCGATAGGGAAAATATCAATATTCCATCGAGAGCATTAAATTTGAGAtatcgaaattttaaatattgaaaaatattgaatttaaaagtaaataatctatgataataaattattatattttaataaaacccTCGGGGGTTttctaatattaattttttattttattttattaattttttagatttttttgaTGTAAATCGAAAGGAAAATTCCAATAATATCAAAGCAATTTCAATATCCTATTAAAAGCTTCCTAAAAGTTAATAtatcgaaattttaaatattaaaaaatattgaatttaaaattaaaaaatcagtataagagaaaattattaaattttacttaaaaaaaaaaattatataatcgAACAATAtcatatttaaagtaaaatatttataatctatatatattatatttaaacttcaaattatcgataaatatatatataaaaaaaatatatatatatataaaattaaaaaaaaaaattaaaacaaaatttacaccacatttatatttaatcgatatattaaggggggggtaaggtatttaattttttttttcgtaaatttttttttattttttattttaaaagttcaatatcttaagaatattgtgtccaagttttacatcaatcaaagtaaaattgacgaagttatgcggagttgaacgaaggtcgtctggtgttcaatgcatgagaatcacaaagtttaaagcgctctcctgaaaaatgccattttgaaaatcggtgtacacgataactaaaaatatactgaaccaatcggtttgaaatttggaacataacttctttagataattctacaggtattctcgtcgagctttttttaatttttaattttcttatattttttatttaacaaattaacttaattttttagtcaaaaatcggggttttgacttcaaattttgataaaaaatagggaaaaaattttaaaaataaaaacgcttcgagaatacctcgggacacttatcctttaacgaatgaggtataatttttgtagatcggatgattctgtggacagttaggatgtacaccgcaaaccaactttttttggaggcgactcgggagattccctataactcctctacctctaaatatttttcaatacaaaatttatcacaaactgttgaaatgttgtgttattatatggtatttaattcgttaagctagctttagccgtttcgccacaacatttttttgaaaagtgggcatttttgcaccgaattaaccttaccccccccttaaacataatatcgatttttcaaaaaccgtacaaaaaatcgattttcatatcgattaattgttattttcaTCAAAAAAGCTACTCACAGATTCTGATACTTGCTGGAATCGCAGTCATTGTCCAGCAGCCCATTGGTATTGGCGCTCTTCACCATTTGGACAAGAATGGGCGTCAGCTCTCCCTCCAGGGCCAGCAGACCCTTGGCAAAAGCGGCAGCGGTCATTTGGACACGCCCCTCGTCCGAGGCATAGATTTTCAAATCATGACGGAATGTGGAGTGTAACCTGGTTTCCAAATAAAACATCATCAACTACAAGAGTTTTCCAACTAAAATCGAAGGAACTTCCTACCTCAAGAGTCCCAATCCCTGGGTGCCCGAATAATCCGCTCTACCCTGTCCACCCGGATACATGCACCGAAAGATGCGGCCCAGCTCCTCCGCCTGAATGCGACCCGCCGGTGTTAGTTCACCGCCCCACTTGAGGATGAGGACCAGCGATGGCTCCGCCGGCTGATCGGCTGCTAGATTGGCTTCACATTGGTTAGTACTCATCGTTGGGAGTTGGACTTTTCTAGTACTTACTGTCATCGGAGCTGGAGCCACGGGGTCGTCCCTTGGGCTGGTATTTCATTTGCACCTTGCGATTGATGCCCGAAAAGTGACCGTACATCTCGAGGACATTCTTTAGCTGCTCCAGCTTGCTCTCCTTCTCCTCGATCTCGGCATGGGCCTTGGTGTGGATCTCGCTAAGCAGGAAGCGGGCAATGTCCAGGATCTCCTGCAGCTGCTTGGGTCGCTTGAGCTTGACATGGCCCAGCTTGTAGCCATTGTACTTGGCAAAGATTTCAAAGAATCtgggaaaaaaagggaaataaataaagcaaaagcCTGATAGTAAGGATAATGGATCTACTCACTTCGGATGCCGCACCTCCACCTTCATCTTCTGCTTGGGCGTACGATCACCATGACGTATAACAGCCACCACGCAGCGCAGTTCCATCATCTTGCCAAAGGTGGTGGGCACAATGGGTGGATCATCCAGTTGGAAGGGCACAGACCAGGGTATATGCAGCGTTGGCGTTAGCTCCCTCAATATCATATTGCCCAGAATCTTGGCACAGTCAtcgtaatatttatttgaattcttCACGAAACTAAAACCATTCACATCGCAGACATAGCTCTTGCCATTGGCTCGTAGCAAATCAAAGCCGCAAACCGTTTGCTTAAAGGCCAGACACACCTTCCGGGAGATGAGCTTCTCGGAGTGATTTAGAATGACAGGATAGCGTATCTCCTTGCCCTCGCTATCGCGTTCAACTTTGCCATCCAGGGCAGGACTCTTGCGTGCCTCCGCATGGGCATAGTCGGGACCCACAGTGTAGACCTTGACATCGGTGCCTGAAAAGTATACTAAGTTGTAAAGGTGATGCTGGATTCAGTGCGTTCGACTGGCGGCCACTGGTGTGTTTCGTTTGGgtgtttctttatttctatttatttttatatatttaaattgatttttgtttgtgttttttcggtttatttttcttatttttaatttttgtattaaaaaatttatatcaGTGAACTTGACGATGAGCGGCGCGTGCGGAGCGAGACGCAGGACAAGGCACAATGAGCGATGCTTCGTTGCAGGATTAGATCAAAGACAATAAAAGCTATAAGATGCATAGCGCCAAAGGTAAACTCTAAGCTCTCTGGAGAGAGAGCGCATCTACTACGCTCTCTCTTAGCTCTCTTCAGAGAGAGCGCATCTATTTCGCTCTCTCTTAGCTCTCTACAGAGAGAGCGCAACTTTTACGCTCTCAAATTTAGCTAAAGAGAGAGAGGCGTTATGCATTTTATAGTTACTAAGATGCATAGCGCCAAGGGCTCTTTCTAAACTCTCTTGAGAGAGAGCGCAACTTTTACGCTCTCAAATTCagcaaaagagagcgagagaggcgTTATGCATCTTATAGCTACTAAAATCTTTCTTTAAAGTGAGTTTTAAAAAGTGTTTTGAGTTTCGAGTTTCGAGCCAAAGCCATAACAACAACAGACAGCCAGAGCGAGTATTGGATATGGTAAACAGGATATGGAAAGGATAAGGAATcaggtatatatataaaagagtATATATAGGATACACGGGATCTTGGCACAACAGCATTTGGAGCAAAGGGATTCAAAGAGAGAGCAAGTTGCATACCATCGGTGGGCATAAAATCCTCATAGATGAAGGAGCCTGTCTTGCGGACACGCGACTCTGGTGAATAAACGCTGCTCCGGCTGCCAATTTTACGAAAAAGCCGCTGGCTACCGCCACCCGCCGATGTGGGatagtatatataaatgttgtGATCCTCCGCCGAAACGGGTTTCTCCACAAACGGTTTGTTGAACGTAATGCCATTCACCTCCACATGGTCCTCGGATTCGATGAGTTCGTGATCTAAGTGGAAAGAGGGGTTTAAAAGATGTTAGTTTATTGTTACAAGCCAAATTTGATAGCTTTACTTACGCTTTGGATCTGGGGAATCCCGATCGAGGACAGCATAGCGCGGTATCTCGATGCCCTCCTTCTCCAGAATGGCATAGACCCGCCTGCGGTCCTGGATATCGTACTGCATATGCAGGTTGTTCAGCACAAAGGGATTCCGCAGCTGGGCATACTCGATGGCCTTCTCCAGCGGGAAGCCCTTCGAGTGGAACGAGACCAGGCAGTCGCAGGTGGGCCAATTCTGGACGGGTTCACGCAATATAACATTCTCCTCAAATGTCACCAGTTTGATAAACTCAAATTCCCCCAATCGTGTCAATATCTCCTTCATGGGCTTCGATTGGGTCTTCTTGGCCATGGCACAGATACCAACGACCACCTGTTTGCTATTGCTGGACGAGGTGCTCGTATCGGAGTCCATGCCGTCATTGCTATCCCCGAAATCGGTGTCGCCCTTTAAGAAATATGAGAATATTGGATTATGAATATGATGATGGGGTTGTTTCTTGGTTAATTCCGTTGGTATTTTGAGCATGATGAAAGGGGGTTTTAAAAACAAGAGGTGCTTGATGCAGGCTGGCAGGCAGTTAATAAATCCTCTCCGAActttctttttgttatttttttcacaGTGAACTGTgatcaaaaacaaataaataataatacacgAAACTAAGCCAAGCAATTAGTGATTGATTTTGCCCCTGGCAACTCATTGGCTTTGGGATTAAGTCAGTCAATCTATCAATCAATAAGTAAATCAATCAGTCTATCATTCAATCTATCATACAATCTATCATTCAATCCCTCTACCCTTCAATCAATCAACCTTTCAACTAACCCAAAGAGACCTACATTCAAACACACATCGCAGAAGCAGAAATCATCGCTATCCTCATCGCTGCCATGCATCGGTCCATAATCTTCGTAATCGCTGACATTAAAGGGTCCATATTCCCCATCATCATcttcgttttggtttttagccatttttagGGGATTCCCAGCCTCCATTTGGCCACGAACTCCGGCACTTTGACTCCTTCGCTGACGTTGCAACAAACGATTTCGACGCAAACGATCACGATCTCGGGCACGACCACGACGTCGTCGATTTATGCCTCCATCCAAGCTGTGCCGGCGTTGATTGTGCTGCGactcttggccagcagcatcACTACCATCGGTGGTCTGGTGATGCTCCGAGTCAGGAGGCAATATGGTGGCAGCTGTCACAGCCGCCGCTTcagctgcagcggcagctgccGCCTCAAGTTTCTTTTTGTGCCGTTGATGGCGAGAGCGGAGCTTCTTGAGACGCCACCAATCCTTGAACCAGGTCCATTCCATAATGTGTGTTGCCAACTCAGTTAGTTTTGAGgctgatttttttaaaaggtgtatttttaaaggattttttcagaacttttttaagaatatttcaaattttttaatttttaaatattttctttttaagcattttatatatattctttttatatttttaattgtttatatttataatacttttctttcactaaaaaataaatttaagaaatacctttttatttattttatttaaaatattccacatttatttaagtttttaaataatttttatagaggtaaggtattttctttttgttttttttattttatttttaaattttatatttatattacttttctttcattaaaaaatatatttaagctttttataaacatttaatattatgcagaaataattttaatattttatttaaaatatttcacacatattagatttatttagattttgtaGAGCCTTTTCaagtatttattaaaaattgtttaaggttcttcctttttgtatttttaaatattacattttttgttacactttctttatttaaaaacaaatgttgAACCATTTTTAATCATTCTACAttgcatatatttttgaatttaaaatatttcttcatttttcataaagaaaaacaattgttATACTCGCAAAGtgcaaaaacaaatgaaacttgaattattatttattcagcTTAGTAAGTCTCCCAAAATAAATCTTGATATATTTGTGAAAATAATTGAAGCTGTTTTTGCTGGCAACACACACAGCTAGGAAAACACGTACATTACGTGCCGGTGTCTCGAATTCCCCCAAAAACAGATGATCTAACCGGAGAAGCCGCGAAATACCcgtggaaaatatatatcgatagagcaaacacaaaaaaaccgAGCAACTCCGAGCTCCGAGTAACGACTAACGGAACCCAACTCAATCCAACTGAACTAAACCGAACTGAACTGAGGCGATCGAAATGATATAGTAGAACGCGGGATCTCGCTTGGGATCGAATCGGATCGCCACGGATCGGTGTTCAGGGCGCACGCCAATTGGTCTGCGCCCACTCTCAATGTCAGAGTGGAGAATCTCTGATGAGCTGGAGACAAAAGCACTGGGGGAAGAGTAGGGCAGGGAAGAGAGCCAGAGAAGCTGCTGCCgcacaaagagaaaaaaagataAGGGGCGaagcacttgaagaaaattgtgagagtttctataaattaatataatttttttaaggaaaaatatatgaaaaactttaatttttgtgatatttatacaaaatattatttttaaaattagtaataatatttttgaagattttaaaaattttaattaaattaagagaaTTTTGGgtacaattttaaaaactatttaaaaatattcaaacttTAAAGTctaaaaacttttgttttaaataccGATAAAAATCGATTAATTCGATAAAAAACAATACTAGTTCTTATAAGAGCCTcaaaagaaaaggaagaaCTTAAAgctgaaaaattatttatatttttgtttaatttaaattccaataatggtaattaatttttaatttaattttttgtttgttatcaAAAAGTAAATCGATATaatcaataattattaattgtgcaattttttagaattttctttctttcattttttgatagtttctttctttaaaaatatttatttataaaattattaaatttcttgcctttcttcatttttttcaccGAAATTCTAAAACCTATCTAGACATTTTTCACTGTACATTTGTGAGAGAGGGCGCTCTCTTTGTGTAATTGTTTCGACATACTGAAGGCGTCTTGTTATCTTGGTTGCTTTCATTTGTTGACGACACGACTTAACTACAACTTATATAGCGTACACGTCCGGCTGCCGATCGCACAGCGCAGTGTGTTAATgaaagcaacaaaagcaaaaacaaaagaaaataaacacctaaataaaagtaaaaacaaagaCAGCAACCCGATAAGAAATTCGCCCCCCTTTGCCATTTTCAATGGTTATGATAAGAGGCAATCTGCGATCTGCCAGAAAATCCTACCAAGCGCCCAATTGGCCAGGTAAATAATTGCTCTCTATATATAGATCAACCGTTTCAATAAAGATACTCGAAGTTAACAAGCGCTGTACCAATTAGCACCTGTgcaatctctctctctctatctctcacTCTCTGTGTGTTCATCTTGAAGGTGCAAATCAGACAGGCGAACAACTGAATCACGATTCatagatacaaagatacaaagatacagcTTATAGTCACAGGTGTAATAAACCCTAGAGACAGAAGCTCACCAAAGGGGGGGTTTGAGCTATTAAAACTTTAagcacttaattttaaaataatattatagaaCTTCTgaattaaatgctttaaatctcagatagctttaaaaatctatcttttgttgaaattatttcctttacttacttttttaacctttttcttgaaaagatatttataaaaatcaaattttaaaagtcTACTTAAAcccatttttaatttttaaatattttttaaaaagatttgtaataagcaaaaatattaaatccgAGCTTAACTGCAGCTTACGAAAGACCGTCTTAAACTGAACTGGGCATAATTTCGAAGAGCAACATCATGGCTTGGTTACATAGGTTACCTATATCCTATACCTAACTGTATACCTATATATGTCCAGGGAATTACCAGGCACACCGGCCCAATTTTCACAGGAAAATGtgctgtaaattaaataatcattGGGGCTCCCTTCTAAAAGTACATAGGTGGTACCAAGGTATACCATTGTACCAAAGTCTCTCTAAgttcagaaatatatataaacacataagcttttgataatattaaaaaaaaatatttaaaaatatatatataatataatttaatattaattaatcacacaataatattaactatttattttCGGCTACAGcactttgaaatttatatatatttacacctTTATCACGCAGTTCATTAACTTGTCAAGCTTTCAAAGGCCCCTAAAAGTATATGTCGTAAGATAAATACACTGAAAAATCAGCTCAATAAAATAtgctatattttattttattttatttttttaaatctttgaaAGCTTACCCCAactgcaaaacaaaaaaaaaacaaaagaaatatagGAACCGCGCTGTTCGAAAGTCGGAGAAGAACTGAGGAGTCTGGAGATCTAAAGATATATATCCCAGAGCCCGTATACCCACGAATCAGGCAAACAAAAGACAcgggcaaacaaacaaattgaacAAATAACTGGGTAACTCTCGggtaattaattaatgcaGCCAAAGGAGCCCAAAcgcaaaatttaattaaaatttagcaCGCGCCAATTGAGCAAACAATCGAAACGTAACGGAAACAAtgccacaaaaaataaagaaaataaaagttagAAAATAACGAGCAAAAACGTAAAACAATAAAAGATTCACCGGATGGGAGAACGATGAGGAGCGCGGCTCCAGCAACTCGCTAACATCGGTCTCAGTCTCTGgatatttcgatttcgggtTTCGTGGTCGGTggatatatattcatatatttgttgtttttttgcaatttGCGGGGGCGGTAAAAATAGAAAGGCGGCAACGGTGGCGGCGGGATGGAGAAAGAGGATAACAGATACCAGATATAAGATAtaagttataaaacaaaacagtCGTGGGCAGTGGTTGAGCTGCACACCCACGCACGCACAGGAATAGAATAAAAGGCAGCTCGAACACTGGAAATAACTAGATATACTTTCTAACCAAGAATGgtcattattaaattttttgttaatttttaattaaaaatttttaattgtaatttttaatttgtaaattttaatttgtaaattttaatttgtaattttaaatttgtaattttaaatccGTAATTTGTAAtgtttaatttctaatttttatttttgtattttattttaaaccatAAATGGTTAAGACAAGTCTTAAAAAATCCATCTTTCGATATTTGTACACTACtacattttctctatttattattattttttcgagTGTAAAAAAAAGGACACGCACCGCCCAGATTCGGCGTAGAGTTTACGTGCGTCAGCCAGCGGCGTCCTGACGATGCGCTGCTCTGCAGCTCCGACGCCGACTGCGCTGCCCCGGCTGACTGCACTGCacccgatgatgatgatgctgccgctgctgctacGCCAGCCTCTGCTGCTACCGGCTGGCAGCGACGTCGACTCCAGCCGCGACGCCGcgcactgctgctgctgcttttgttgtggCTCCCGCCTCTGCCACGCCCCCCAGCGGCAACACCACCCACGCCGCCACTGAACTTATCAAAGCTATTGCCCATTTGTTGAACTGCTTTGAGAGCGAAAGAGATGGGTATATAAATTATGCTCAGGCTAAAGGAGGCCGCGCCAGTGAGAGAGAGtcagagagagaaaaggagagagagagagagagcaaaagCTTTTGGCATTGACATTGACCAGTCAGCTGTTGGGTGGCAAATAGAACAAGAAGAAGTACAAGAGGAGGAGAAAGAAGCTGCACTGCCGCTGCAGAAAGTCCCGCAAAAAGTCAGGGTCACATGCACAAGTCCACAGCTGAGGTCGCAATAATAGCACCAAGAATTATGGCCTATATAATactaaacaaattatatatacaatatttaattgactaaaaattttaggaattattgaaataatttaatttaatttctggtGCTAAAACCGCGACCTTGCCTGTCCACCCGCACACATCGATCGCCAATGGGGTAAAATCGGTCATCGATAAACGTTAACAGCGGTTATATTGGTTAGTTATCGGTTAGATTACAAGTgtaaaaatcataattaaaaaaagcgcATAGCATACGTTGCCATCTTGACCCAAATAGAAGCCGacgcgctgctgctgctgtcccgCTGCCGAAGTCGCCGCTGACGTTGACTGCGACTGAGAGTGATGAAAgctgtgttgttgctgctgatgttgctgctgcgatGCTGCAGCGCTGCCCTGAGCGGCCGACTGACGCAGATCCTGATATCCCGATTCTAATTCGGTGTAAGACATATccctgtatttttttttagtgtgtGGGTTAATGTCGAACAaacaaggagaaaaaaaaaaccaaaacaaataacTTGCGagtatttgttatttttgttttcgcctTTTTACATGGccgacacacgcacacactcaaGGCCTCACCGCGTGTTGGCAGCactatgtatatgtatgcgtgcgtgtgtgtttttgtatatatatattttttttaataacaatttttgCGCCTCTCTTGTTTTTCACTTTCTCTTCACCGTTTGTCCTTCGATTTAGCTTCTTCTTGCCGTTTGTCTTGTTCTTGAACGAAAAGTTACGAAAGATTCTCTGCTGTTGCgtttgcttttattatttgcattaatttttgttattatatgTAACTTCacagtgtatatatataaatatgcgtgtgtgtgtaccGGCGGCGGGCAAAGCGTTGCGAGGCAGGAATTAGAACGCGATGCGGGGAAAGTGAGTTATacaagtattttttatttatggttaTTAACTAAGTAGCGCTcgcttttctctctctcgttttttgcatattaaatgttgtttctctttttcgattttgttgtttttcgttatttttttctgttagctCTCTCAACACGCACACCGTCTGTTCCGTTCCGTTTTGGCGAATGTGCCACAGCTTTTTCTACCGCAAACGAAGGAGCTTTTAGCTGCTCTGAAAGTTTTTTGGTggcaaaaaaaagagtaaacagctgattttgactttttgttgttgttatatattttttttaaatttttgatgtGGCCAAACTGTAAcgaaaatttgaaattaaaacgaattaaaaatgaaatttaaataattaaaggaaaaagaataataaggattataaattaattaaaatttaattatatctttattttataatttcctaCAGCTTAgtacttaattattaaaatattaataattttatgtaGTCCCGGAAAACACATTaacgaaatacaaaaattaaaagcaatcgtaaataataaaaaaaattatattaattttgcatttagATTGTTTTATCATTTGCAACCATTTagtttttcataaaaaaaatacaaaaatataaaattaaaaaaataataaaaaaaaaagaatgctgactcaattttgcattagatttttttttataattttcaaccATTTAGTTTtcaatacaaaacaaaaaattgttcatggattcctaaaaatatatatatatactataaatattaaaaaaatctgtacAGTTTCAccatttcaaaaaatatatatacccctttattattttttaacaaaatatcatagagttttataaatttatttatttccttttcaaaatagttaaaaatacttttcattTTGTAATACCAAAGCTTAGATTCTTCCTAGTTTCTTTGTCCTATAAGACTTGATCTTTAAAAGCAAgctataaatttatacaacTGGACAGAGAACTATCCCTATAAGGCCAAGAGTCTCTCCTTAAATGTAATCTTTTTTTTCTATGACTCTACACCTCATTAAAGCCGAACATACTTAGTAATCTCGATCAGCGACGTTTGGGGCTCAATGCGATAAGCTTCTTTCGCTTGCGATCCCTGGAGATGATCTCCATGCGCTCCCTGGTGCTCGTCTGGAAAAATATCAGATGCAGAGTGCGGCTGGCCGAGcagagctgaaaaaaaaaatatatatcaaatgcATATACATTTCTTATGATTTACTCACCTGCTGCAGCAATCGCGCCTTGAGGCGCAGATTACCCGGCTCCTCCGCCTCCAGATCCTTGCCACGAGTCTCCAGGTGCAAATTCAACACAAAGATCAATGTATCCCGGATGGTCTGCACAATCCGCTGGACTTGTTCCGTTTTAAAGAGGCGACGCAGCAGATAGCCCCTTACAGCGGCATTAATCCGCGTGGCTGCCCACTCGCGTTGCTCCTGGACGAGATCCAGCTCGAGATTATCTCTTTGTTCCTGCGGAATTTCCGGTTTCTGAACGAAGAATTTGGAATGTGAAAATTAATTCGAAAATTGTTGTTTGTACAGCCGGTATtgagttttttgttgtttttagtagtttttttgttagtaGTTAAAAATTGGTCCCAGATTTTAAGGCACATCGGTTAGGGCTTCTTGCGCTGCTTGGGTTTAGGAGGAAGTGGAAACAATCGATAGAGTAGAGAATATACAAAGATACATTGGGTTTTATCAAAAACATAAGAGattaatttagat
It encodes:
- the l(1)G0196 gene encoding inositol hexakisphosphate and diphosphoinositol-pentakisphosphate kinase isoform X2; the encoded protein is MEWTWFKDWWRLKKLRSRHQRHKKKLEAAAAAAAEAAAVTAATILPPDSEHHQTTDGSDAAGQESQHNQRRHSLDGGINRRRRGRARDRDRLRRNRLLQRQRRSQSAGVRGQMEAGNPLKMAKNQNEDDDGEYGPFNVSDYEDYGPMHGSDEDSDDFCFCDVCLNGDTDFGDSNDGMDSDTSTSSSNSKQVVVGICAMAKKTQSKPMKEILTRLGEFEFIKLVTFEENVILREPVQNWPTCDCLVSFHSKGFPLEKAIEYAQLRNPFVLNNLHMQYDIQDRRRVYAILEKEGIEIPRYAVLDRDSPDPKHHELIESEDHVEVNGITFNKPFVEKPVSAEDHNIYIYYPTSAGGGSQRLFRKIGSRSSVYSPESRVRKTGSFIYEDFMPTDVYFSGTDVKVYTVGPDYAHAEARKSPALDGKVERDSEGKEIRYPVILNHSEKLISRKVCLAFKQTVCGFDLLRANGKSYVCDVNGFSFVKNSNKYYDDCAKILGNMILRELTPTLHIPWSVPFQLDDPPIVPTTFGKMMELRCVVAVIRHGDRTPKQKMKVEVRHPKFFEIFAKYNGYKLGHVKLKRPKQLQEILDIARFLLSEIHTKAHAEIEEKESKLEQLKNVLEMYGHFSGINRKVQMKYQPKGRPRGSSSDDTADQPAEPSLVLILKWGGELTPAGRIQAEELGRIFRCMYPGGQGRADYSGTQGLGLLRLHSTFRHDLKIYASDEGRVQMTAAAFAKGLLALEGELTPILVQMVKSANTNGLLDNDCDSSKYQNLAKGRLHELMQNDREFTKVDRELINPCNSKSITQALDFVKNPVDCCHHVLLLIRELLHIISIKKDDPKTKDAILYHGETWDLMRCRWEKIEKDFSTKSKLFDISKIPDIYDCIKYDLQHNQHTLQYDQAEELYIYAKNLADIVIPQEYGLTPQEKLAIGQGICSPLLRKIKGDLQHNIDEVEDEFMNRLNPHYSHGVASPQRHVRTRLYFTSESHVHSLLTVLRYGELLNVVTDEQWRRAMDYISMVSELNYMSQIVIMLYEDPTKDPTSEERFHVELHFSPGVNCCVQKNLPPGPGFRPHSHGDNASIVSLKSSEESNPARIEEENDSNSGEEQNGKKRSTGSSDRASPAFGFNRLELRSKQFKSKPIPIGAHHTVSGHEAMDLAKRLNEELASQQQQQQQQQHQQQQQQQGGQQQQQQLRPISPDIRAVSPDCEPRSRSFEQRPSPGVCAKMPDSQVTVSVSASVSSANSSTSSRRQRHSIAGQMSYMKMLGFGGFSKKMATSANSLFSTAVISGSSSAPNLRDMIPVSSSGFGDVPPIRPLETLHNALSLRKLDGFLQDMILAQIFKTPTGSPPRGFESTAVVAAANMPEVSSMSMTTVAKDAFGQGGSESGSRIEPVEVTEEKFKLWQTQPPECLLLAAQEPDEYLQDVEMKSLQPSLDITMEIMEEAAPVSFEPMNQDSLEAGEEGAVGGIFLSVCEEQGSGSTCLTPVSFGMDLDLSMVANKGSMTLSMDGFEDDEDATLSAATTPSLPADSCEPRLETCYCCPSHADGPPEVDTDDPRYGFALPVRVTQASPEHGRPSPGARRAHDPVSPRIQKQISLFEGGGGGGSGGGGVGGVAQEKSDSTGGGGAAILHASINLPAAGAQHLRQDARLRKFENLTQSTSNSNFPFESNTLKRVPMQATGGDYANVSHTQSCINLKSGSSGVLAGGSPQHQQRGGGGEAGSAGAGAGAGPAERDRGRTQPAPVPALYGRMANACCSSASASASASPSPSPSPSPGALIVKERFIEPPKRGIVRGYHAKTQSMDADFLFNEFLLLPAMAPAKLSFDSSDIDKASDDEASCSASSASKKRHS